In one Solanum dulcamara chromosome 1, daSolDulc1.2, whole genome shotgun sequence genomic region, the following are encoded:
- the LOC129880047 gene encoding co-chaperone protein p23-1-like, which translates to MSRHPSVKWAQRSDKVFITVELPDAKNVKQKLEPEGKFSFSATAGADNVPYEVVLDLFDKIDVDESKSSITSRNICYLVKKAEDKWWSRLIKQEGKPPTFLKADWDKWVDEDEQDSTPAGADMDLGDIDFSQLNMGGGPGDFDADEPEEEDDSDTEEEIEEGKHEHSESQAATPATTEPEMKA; encoded by the exons ATGAG CCGACATCCTTCTGTCAAGTGGGCCCAGAGATCTGACAAGGTGTTTATCACAGTAGAGTTACCTGATGCCAAGAATGTAAAGCAGAAACTAGAACCAGAAGGAAAATTCTCGTTTTCTGCAACTGCTGGAGCTGATAATGTACCATATGAAGTGGTTCTTGATCTCTTTGATAAAATTGATGTTGAT GAGAGCAAGTCTAGTATTACATCAAGAAATATCTGCTATCTTGTAAAGAAGGCAGAAGACAAATGGTGGAGCAGACTGATTAAGCAAGAAGGTAAACCACCAACGTTTTTGAAAGCTGACTGGGACAAATGGGTTGATGAAGATGAACAAGACAGTACAC CAGCTGGAGCAGATATGGATTTGGGCGACATCGACTTTTCG CAACTCAACATGGGTGGCGGTCCTGGGGATTTTGATGCCGATGAGCCTGAAG AAGAAGATGATAGCGACACTGAAGAAGAAATCGAGGAAGGAAAGCATGAGCATAGTGAATCTCAAGCAGCAACTCCAGCAACCACTGAACCTGAGATGAAAGCTTGA
- the LOC129880052 gene encoding NAC domain-containing protein 17-like isoform X1 translates to MKMFGLSDSDSFAGFASSKNVFPPGFRFHPTDEELVLYYLKKKICRKRILLDAIAETDVYKWDPEDLPDLSKLKTGDRQWFFFSPRDRKYPNGARSNRATKHGHWKVTGKDRTITCKSRAVGVKKTLVFYKGRAPVGERTDWVMHEYTMDEEELKKCENAQDYYALYKVFKKSGSGPKNGEQYGAPFREEEWADDECPSAKGFVHQDNSTKHVNEAPSVDGGLEELPVLMEPLSADYDYALEQRVHEEETRSTLLDNSAKEVNFPNHSVVIAPAKESFDLTQSGTSQLQLHEAPEVTSAPVIYEQQLHVVEEDFLEDYLEIDDLLGPEPGTQNFDIPELGKNFDEAGPSGQNFDKPAVNFEDLQFDYLDGLTEFDLYHDAPLLLDDIRTTEVGPITEPYMNNFVNDSVNPASTTYISTFQHEMMNNQLMYLNDGEQISNQLWTHDQRFNISNPSEANQLVVPPVTSGVVYDSYLANHPMGANQNQLPNQDDGTPSWLSSQLWAFVDSIPTAPAIAAESPVVNSAFKRMSSFSRMRINARNMNVMAGNTATSRSSRCSKNGVFYFSFLGILCAILCVLVGIFVDVSRRHISS, encoded by the exons ATGAAGATGTTTGGGTTATCTGATTCGGATTCTTTTGCCGGTTTTGCATCATCAAAGAATGTTTTTCCACCGGGGTTTAGGTTTCATCCAACAGATGAGGAACTTGTTCTGTACtacttgaagaagaagatctGCCGGAAGAGGATTCTGCTTGATGCAATCGCTGAGACTGATGTTTACAAATGGGATCCGGAGGACTTGCCtg ATCTATCTAAGTTGAAAACTGGGGACCGGCAGTGGTTCTTCTTTAGCCCCAGAGATCGAAAGTATCCTAATGGAGCACGGTCAAACAGGGCAACAAAGCACGGACATTGGAAAGTTACGGGAAAGGATCGAACTATTACGTGCAAATCTCGTGCTGTTGGAGTTAAGAAGACCCTAGTCTTTTATAAAGGCCGAGCACCAGTAGGTGAACGGACAGACTGGGTAATGCATGAGTATACCATGGATGAAGAAGAGCTGAAAAAATGTGAAAATGCCCAGGACTACTATGCGCTTTACAAGGTATTTAAGAAGAGTGGCTCTGGGCCTAAGAATGGTGAGCAGTATGGTGCACCTTTTAGAGAAGAGGAATGGGCTGATGATGAATGTCCAAGTGCCAAAGGATTTGTCCATCAGGATAATTCCACTAAGCATGTTAATGAAGCTCCTTCTGTGGATGGTGGACTTGAGGAGTTGCCTGTGCTTATGGAGCCACTTTCTGCAGATTATGATTATGCACTGGAGCAGCGTGTACATGAGGAAGAAACTCGAAGTACCTTGCTGGATAATTCAGCAAAGGAAGTTAATTTTCCCAACCACAGTGTGGTGATTGCCCCAGCAAAGGAAAGCTTTGACTTGACACAGTCAGGCACATCACAGCTGCAGTTACACGAGGCACCAGAAGTCACATCTGCTCCTGTTATTTATGAACAGCAGCTACATGTGGTGGAAGAGGATTTCCTTGAAGATTATCTGGAGATTGATGACCTTCTTGGTCCAGAGCCAGGCACTCAGAACTTTGATATCCCGGAGCTGGGTAAAAACTTTGATGAGGCAGGACCAAGTGGTCAAAACTTTGATAAGCCTGCTGTAAACTTCGAAGATTTGCAATTCGATTATTTAGATGGGTTGACAGAGTTTGACCTGTATCATGATGCACCCTTGCTTCTTGATGATATAAGAACAACTGAAGTGGGGCCAATTACTGAACCATACATGAACAACTTTGTGAATGATTCTGTAAACCCTGCTTCTACAACGTATATAAGCACTTTTCAGCATGAAATGATGAACAACCAGCTAATGTATTTGAATGATGGAGAACAAATTAGCAATCAACTGTGGACACATGATCAAAGGTTCAACATCTCTAACCCCAGCGAGGCAAATCAGTTGGTTGTTCCTCCAGTTACTTCAG GTGTTGTATATGATAGTTATTTGGCAAATCATCCTATGGGCGCAAATCAGAATCAGCTACCCAATCAGGATGATGGTACACCATCATGGTTATCTTCTCAGTTGTGGGCCTTCGTGGATTCTATACCTACCGCTCCTGCCATAGCTGCTGAAAGTCCTGTGGTTAATAGTGCCTTTAAGCGCATGTCTAGCTTTAGTAGGATGAGAATAAACGCCAGGAACATGAATGTTATGGCAGGTAATACAGCAACTTCAAGAAGTTCACGCTGCTCTAAGAATGgggttttttatttttcttttcttggaaTACTTTGTGCAATCTTATGTGTGTTAGTAGGAATATTTGTTGATGTCTCGAGGAGACACATATCCTCTTAA
- the LOC129880052 gene encoding NAC domain-containing protein 17-like isoform X2 — translation MKMFGLSDSDSFAGFASSKNVFPPGFRFHPTDEELVLYYLKKKICRKRILLDAIAETDVYKWDPEDLPDLSKLKTGDRQWFFFSPRDRKYPNGARSNRATKHGHWKVTGKDRTITCKSRAVGVKKTLVFYKGRAPVGERTDWVMHEYTMDEEELKKCENAQDYYALYKVFKKSGSGPKNGEQYGAPFREEEWADDECPSAKGFVHQDNSTKHVNEAPSVDGGLEELPVLMEPLSADYDYALEQRVHEEETRSTLLDNSAKEVNFPNHSVVIAPAKESFDLTQSGTSQLQLHEAPEVTSAPVIYEQQLHVVEEDFLEDYLEIDDLLGPEPGTQNFDIPELGKNFDEAGPSGQNFDKPAVNFEDLQFDYLDGLTEFDLYHDAPLLLDDIRTTEVGPITEPYMNNFVNDSVNPASTTYISTFQHEMMNNQLMYLNDGEQISNQLWTHDQRFNISNPSEANQLVVPPVTSGVVYDSYLANHPMGANQNQLPNQDDGTPSWLSSQLWAFVDSIPTAPAIAAESPVVNSAFKRMSSFSRMRINARNMNVMAAGESPPETPKASLHVVPLVYFIFFGFLFGV, via the exons ATGAAGATGTTTGGGTTATCTGATTCGGATTCTTTTGCCGGTTTTGCATCATCAAAGAATGTTTTTCCACCGGGGTTTAGGTTTCATCCAACAGATGAGGAACTTGTTCTGTACtacttgaagaagaagatctGCCGGAAGAGGATTCTGCTTGATGCAATCGCTGAGACTGATGTTTACAAATGGGATCCGGAGGACTTGCCtg ATCTATCTAAGTTGAAAACTGGGGACCGGCAGTGGTTCTTCTTTAGCCCCAGAGATCGAAAGTATCCTAATGGAGCACGGTCAAACAGGGCAACAAAGCACGGACATTGGAAAGTTACGGGAAAGGATCGAACTATTACGTGCAAATCTCGTGCTGTTGGAGTTAAGAAGACCCTAGTCTTTTATAAAGGCCGAGCACCAGTAGGTGAACGGACAGACTGGGTAATGCATGAGTATACCATGGATGAAGAAGAGCTGAAAAAATGTGAAAATGCCCAGGACTACTATGCGCTTTACAAGGTATTTAAGAAGAGTGGCTCTGGGCCTAAGAATGGTGAGCAGTATGGTGCACCTTTTAGAGAAGAGGAATGGGCTGATGATGAATGTCCAAGTGCCAAAGGATTTGTCCATCAGGATAATTCCACTAAGCATGTTAATGAAGCTCCTTCTGTGGATGGTGGACTTGAGGAGTTGCCTGTGCTTATGGAGCCACTTTCTGCAGATTATGATTATGCACTGGAGCAGCGTGTACATGAGGAAGAAACTCGAAGTACCTTGCTGGATAATTCAGCAAAGGAAGTTAATTTTCCCAACCACAGTGTGGTGATTGCCCCAGCAAAGGAAAGCTTTGACTTGACACAGTCAGGCACATCACAGCTGCAGTTACACGAGGCACCAGAAGTCACATCTGCTCCTGTTATTTATGAACAGCAGCTACATGTGGTGGAAGAGGATTTCCTTGAAGATTATCTGGAGATTGATGACCTTCTTGGTCCAGAGCCAGGCACTCAGAACTTTGATATCCCGGAGCTGGGTAAAAACTTTGATGAGGCAGGACCAAGTGGTCAAAACTTTGATAAGCCTGCTGTAAACTTCGAAGATTTGCAATTCGATTATTTAGATGGGTTGACAGAGTTTGACCTGTATCATGATGCACCCTTGCTTCTTGATGATATAAGAACAACTGAAGTGGGGCCAATTACTGAACCATACATGAACAACTTTGTGAATGATTCTGTAAACCCTGCTTCTACAACGTATATAAGCACTTTTCAGCATGAAATGATGAACAACCAGCTAATGTATTTGAATGATGGAGAACAAATTAGCAATCAACTGTGGACACATGATCAAAGGTTCAACATCTCTAACCCCAGCGAGGCAAATCAGTTGGTTGTTCCTCCAGTTACTTCAG GTGTTGTATATGATAGTTATTTGGCAAATCATCCTATGGGCGCAAATCAGAATCAGCTACCCAATCAGGATGATGGTACACCATCATGGTTATCTTCTCAGTTGTGGGCCTTCGTGGATTCTATACCTACCGCTCCTGCCATAGCTGCTGAAAGTCCTGTGGTTAATAGTGCCTTTAAGCGCATGTCTAGCTTTAGTAGGATGAGAATAAACGCCAGGAACATGAATGTTATGGCAG CTGGAGAATCTCCGCCTGAGACTCCCAAGGCATCGCTCCACGTGGTGCcacttgtttattttattttttttggttttctctTCGGTGTTTAG